The following DNA comes from Fusarium fujikuroi IMI 58289 draft genome, chromosome FFUJ_chr03.
GGCATCAAACAGTCTGAAATAACCTTACCGCCCTTAGTTGGATTGCCGTGTGGCCCGTGAGACATGTAAGGCGTAATTGGGTGGCCTCTAACCTCCTCGAACAAAGTCTCGTCCTTGCCAGGACGACATCGAGTGACTAGAGCCCACATGATATCATTCCAGTCAAAAACGTCAACGTCGTCTCCAACTAAGATGATACGGTTGATAAGCAAACAGCTCTTGTCCTTGAATGCAAGGTCACCTATTCTCTTGCACAGCTCGGCCGAACCGGTTTCCATGTCTCCCAGTTTCTCTGTGTCAACTTGTAGCGCACACCATGTGGCGTATGTCTCGAGGGGACAATTGGCCTCTTTGATAGGAAGTCCTTCGCGCTGTAACAGCTCGAGAAGTTCGGCAGATGCAAGTGCTGCTGTTGTGTGCTGTAGGGTGTCACAGGTTAGTAGCCATAACGGAGGCTAACTGGAGGGAAGGGTCTCACCGATTCATCTGTGATACGGCCCGGGACCGACACAGGCATGATAGCATCATTCCGATATGTGATGGCGTCGACAGTGAAGAGAGGCTGCATTCGTCGATCCCCCTCGAAGATGACTCCCATGTAATCCTCAAAGGGACCTTCATACGCCTTGTCCGTCAGCGAAAGTGTGCCCTCGAAGACAATCTCGGAGTTGGCAGGTACAAGGAGATTATTAAGCTCGCatttgacaagatcaagcgGTTTGCCGACTAATGCGCCAACATATTCAGCTTCAGAAACACCCTCCGGTACTGGCATGGCAGCTGCTAATGATGCAGCCGGGGGAACACCAAAGGCCAAGGCCCAGGGAACTTCCTTTCTGCCCGCTGCTAACCAGGCATCGCGGATCATAGAATTGTGCTGGCCGCCTCCGACAAGGCAGACTATACGATTCTGATCGTAGACCATTCCGCGGAAGATTGACCAGTTCGTCCAACTTCCATCAGGCATTTGAAGGACATGTACACCATATGTTTGGATGTACTTGCCTCCATCGCCAGTGTGAAGATAAGGCACAGGTAGAGTGGTGAGATCAACCTTGTCTCCCATAATCCTGTTGTCTTTGCATGGGCCCGATGGGAGCACATTGGGAGGCAGAACTTTAGTCCTCTTGCCCGATTGCCATCTGTGGCATATCTCCTTCCAACTGGCAGTAGGCTCCAGTCCAAGACTCCTAGCTATTCGGCCATATCTGTCCTTCTCGTTCGGCCGAAGACTGGCTGCGTTGCCCGCGACACGCCACAGACCGTCGCGCGCACCCTTtatgttgttgaagagaggGGCTTTGTCATTGACTTCGCTGACACGTCGGATAATTGCGCCGAGTTCTAAATGAGGGTCAACTTCGGTGTTGATTTCAACTAAATCGTTGTCGTGGCGTAGGATGTCTAGGAATTTGCGATAGTCGAGTTGCGCCTCTTGGGGGTCTGGCCCATCAGCATTTTGAGAGGTGCTGTATTTTTTGCTGGATGGCAGAGCGCCAGCGATACGTCCTCGCTCCATTAGACTTTTGCTTAGGCCTCTTGGGGACAGCAGCCGCAGCTTACTCGGTGCTTGTAGCATTGCGCTCAGAAGGAcagtttgatgttgagataCTCAATTACTCAGAAGCATCCAGTCACCATTCAATTGGTAACATTATCATCCATTTGAATGACATCGCCGTCGCCTCCATCACTGGCCCTAAGCCGTCCGTCTAGTTACAGCGGATGTTTAGCACTGAAGTCTAGCGGCCGAACGCTAAGTTAGGAATGAGTTCGGACACTGCGGAATCCTCCGAAGAGGCACAATCgcgagcgagcgagccaCTGGAATTGACAACGCCAGCGGCCGACTCAGCGCGTCAGGATCATTCCTTGGGTTCTTCACAGAATATCGGCCGTTCAGCTCTAGATACCTTTAAGCCACCGCGTGGGGCGATATTGTGCGGAATCAAGACGCCTTTAGTACAATTTCTCGATTGCCACGCCGTACATAGTTGTTAACGGCTCCTGGCAGTCCCTCATGCAAGTCATCTCAGCTACTTTTATCAATTTAATTCTGATCCAACTATGAGGAAACCTACTCAGTTCCTGCGCATTCATTCGCCTTCGAAGCTATTATCTGCTCGTGGGTTACAGTATCAACAACGCCAGAGCCCTCTTTTCCCTCACCCAAAGCAAACATCCGGGCGCAGTTTCACTGTTCCAAGCAAACCATTGAACCCATTGACAACTTTCATCCCATCCTCTATTCAACAAGCGCCATCTCGCCCTCGTCGCATTGTTGTGGGGATCACCGGAGCCACAGGAGCACCATACGCCATCGCTCTGCTGAGGCTCCTGCGTCAACTTGGCATAGAGACGCACGTTGTCATTAGTAAATGGGCGCTGGCGACTCTTAAGTACGAGACGACCATGACTGAAGAGCAGATTCGTTCACTGGCATATGCCAATTACACTGCAAGAGACGTTTCAGCCCCCATCGCATCAGGTTCATTCCAGCACGATGGTATGGTCATTGTCCCCTGCAGTATGAAGACACTCGCAGCTGTAAGAAGCGGCTACTGTGATGACCTGATATCCCGGGCGGCAGATGTGACCTTGAAGGAGAACAGAAGATTACTCATGGCTGTGCGAGAGACACCGTTGAGTGATGTCCACTTGGACAATATGCTGTTCCTACGGCGAGCTGGGGCTATCATATTTCCGCCAGTTCCCGCATTCTACACTAACCCTGACAGTCTGGAGGATGTAGTTGATCAGAGCGTGGGCCGCATGTTGGACTTGATGGGAATTCACACAGATGGATTTGAGAGATGGGACGGATTCAAGCAGAACAAGTCAGTAGTAAGACCAGCACAGGCTAATAAAGCAACCCATGCCTAGTTCCATTATAATCTACTTGTTCAAGACTGCCATAGAAGTGAACCCGGACTAAGAGTGGGCCATTTGTCCATAGACATTGGAAACTGACCAGATCCAAACCAGGGCATCGAGTCAGAGGAAGCTGGAGAATTGATAGCAAATGGTAACTCGTTCTCCATGTCCAAGAATGCTGAGTCAAGTAGCTCCTCGTTTCCTCTCGAAATTCTCATTGGCTGAGTCTCTTGTGATGCGGGTACGTTCACAGACATATTCCCATTTTGCTGCATGTTCTGAGCTGTCATGCCCGTGGCTGTGCACTGATGGTTCTGAGCTTCCTGCACAGGGTACTCATCAGCACCTACAACGCCCATTTGCACGAGTAAATCCCTCATACCCCCGAGGCGTCGTTGCAACCTCCTCGCAGCTCGCGAGAACTTGCTGTATGTACTTGACAGCAAGTACGCGTTCTCAAAGTTTCTCTTTGCCTGCTCGAAGAAGTTGGTAGGGAGAGCATCGCTGACGTTGTCACGATTTCCCTGAACATATGCCAGCATGAGAAACAACAACGCACAGCCAGCAGCTAGGATATGCTGAAACGGTGGGTGTTGTTTCTGATAGACATCAGTGTACCGGTTGGGCCGCGTCAGCGTGTCAACGATGCAGTTCACCAATTCGACGCCGGGCTCAATGCTACGTTGACTGACGGCACTTGGCACGTTTGGGAAGAAAAATGGTCGAAGGAGAATTCCGCGAACGGCGTGGGCACGAAGATGTAGGAGTATGGCCCAAGCTGGAGGAATCGTCGCATTCGCATGTTCCATATTCTGCAATGGCCCAAAGTCAAACTTTCCCACCGATTTCTTTCGCCATTGCTCGATCTGGAAGTTCATAAATTCAAAATCGTCATTGTCTTCACAACAGGTTCCCTTGGCGCCTCGTATTATGGGCTCGCTGAATTTATCACTGATGGCAGTGAAGGCTGTCATGGCCATTAGGTACGGGTTTTTGAGCTACAGGCCACATTAGTTAGTCAGTAAGTCTAGTTATTGAACAGGAATGATCATTTACCCTTTGTCGTAAATCAGTGTCAAATTCCCAGTTACTGAAGTTTGTCGGCAATCCTGTAGATGCGCTCCATTGCCGGTCAAGAACCTGAATTGTGCTGACAATGACAgcatgttcttcaagatcggCATCCGTTTTCACAACATGCCGTAACACATCGGTGTTGTGCAGACCAGACTCCATAAAGGTCCGACCAGCAAGCCCACACATACGCCAGGCATACCGGGGCATGTTCTTATAGTAGTGAAGTAGTCCTACTAAAAGGATGATTACTATATGCTTGATGGTTGGCATTGGTGACACAATCTTTGCGTTGATGAGTTCCCTGCAACTCAGGTAAAGAGTCTCAGCAATTCGCAATGACTCGGATCCAGGTAGCGTTGACTCTACACAAAGAGACACAGCAATAGCAAGATTGACGACAATgagatcctcttcatccaCAGCTGACAGGATGCAGTTATTCGACGAGGTTTGCTTGGAATACCAATATTCCACCGTTTTGACGAGCGACGGAGCATCAACAATGGGATGGTACTCGCATATCGTCTCTTGGAAGACGATAAGAAGAGAGTTGACCTCCCTGGAGCTAAGAATGTTTCTAAACAGCAGTAATCTCTGCTGCCGTGGCAACGACGATATCTGCAGCTGAGTAGGTCGGTTAAGGTTCCCAAATTGATCGATCTCcacatcctcatcatcagattGGTTCTCTTCGATGCTGAGAGGAAGTTGCTTCTCCGCCTTGGAAGTGGCAACGTTCAATAACTTGCTCTGGGCAAGGTTGAAGCTGTAATCTGGACTTGTTGGCCCGTAGAACTTACTGTTCCGGCGAGCTTCCTTGGTCCCGACGACAGGAGGTGTTATTAAAGACTGAGACACTTGAAGATCCGGATCTACCAGCGTCTGGCTCGATGCCGTGtaaagagattgaggagcCATGTTCTTCTCTGTATTGTTTTGCCTCACTTGTGCCGCCAGAGATTCAACTTGTTGCTGGAGATTTGCTAAAAGACTTCCTAGCGATGCCGTCTGATTTCTGCTGCAAACTTCAGTAAAACAAACACCAAGCCTTTCAACCTCACAGGTGTCTCTTACGTATCGCTGTAGGGTTGCTGTTCTTGCGAAAGATGCGGCTCAAGCTGCCGTCTCACCTGGTCATCCTGCAGCTGGGCCGGATTCGCATCACGCCAATCATTGGTTGGCAGGGTATACACGCACTGCTGATTGCGACCGACGCAGTGTTCGCAGGGATATCTGCCGCTGCATCGGCCCTTGCGCTTACGGCATGCGTCGCATGCTCGTGTGGCATACCGCACTCGCTTCTTGCCTGTGCTTTCACTTTCACCTTTTGAAGCTGCTAACCGTTTGGCTGACTGGTTTTGACTCATGTTGGTTTGGCAGCAATGGCGGTGAGCAGCAGACCACAGGAAAGATTAGGTAGTGGTAAATGAGACAAAGCAGGATGACTTATCTGGGGAAGGGAATTAAATCACAAAGCCTGGCCAGAATTTGACACGGCGAACAGTGGCGCAAGCAAGACAACTGCACTGCAAGCGATCTTTATACCAAGGTTAGTCTGGCTACAGCTCATAAATCCTTAGATACGAAACTtcatacggagtacatcTCACCTAGGTCTCGAATATTACTAGACTAcctataatactatactacCATTGGTTAAATCAGCAATGTTCAGCGGCAGTAACAGTGGATCTATGACTTGAGCACTAACACTCGGCCACAATGAGATTCGTACTCTACACTAAATTGCCAAAACGCGGGGAAAAAGTGGCCCTTGAACCTACTGACCTTAGCTGGCTGGGGGAAGCAAGGGGTGAAGATAAGGGATCCCACGCTGCGCGACTCAGATAACTAATCAGAGACCAATGGTTGAGTTAATCCACTGGATGTGACCCCCCCAAAGATAAACAAAGTTCAGGGCGACGAGAATAGCCGAGCCGCAGCCTTTGGACTGCATCTAATCTTGTGACTTGCCAGAAGAGCTAACTCAAGGGCCTTTTTGGATAAGTACTACCTGATATCATTCATCCATTTAATTAGGTTGTATAATCATTGATCTCTTCTGCTAGGTAAGTTCTAACTTACATAGTGGTAATAACTTGAAGGGCTATCTGCAAATGCCGCTTATATCTATGCGCCTGTTCGCTCCTGCAGATTAAGGGGATTAAGAATCACTGTGGTGCGCGTATGAACAAATGAGAGGCAGTTTCAAGCTACGGAAAGAAAGATCCACAATATTACCAATCTCAAGAGTTAGGGCCGGATTGATGTTGGAATGATGTCGGAAACTAGTGGGGCACTGACGAAGGAAGCTAAAACTCCCCTGTTCCGGAACGCGCTTGGCTTTACGCGAGCTTGGCGAGGCAAGATAATGTCGATGAGGGACAGAAGACATAGGACCGGAGGAAAGCGAGGCAGGATGATCTTTTCTGACATTGCAAACGATAGAGCAGAGATTTATCTATTTGTCACTCTTATAGTTTGTACTACAGGTGTCTGCGTTTAGAGTCCATGCCTGGTGCGGTTGAGCTGTGTCTAGCAGCTTTTTTGAGGGtgattatatcttaatacgAGAGTTTAGTGTTTACAATGTCTGGAGCTTGGTATCTATTTTCAACATTAAAGCCCGTGTATAATGAGTAGTCGATCTGTTAGATACTGGTTTcattagttaatatattgTAATATCATTCATAAAATCCCAAGTGCTAGAGAAACTGTAGGGTAAGTTGAGGTAAAACAATACTAAAAATAGTATATCGGTCGGGAAATCCAAAGTCCGAATAGGCGAGCTAATCAAAAGGCGCCTAAAAGCTCAGGCTTACTTTATTGCAATTAGCTAGTCAATTACAGCTACCATTGTCTGTTACCCTTCCCCTAGATGATTACAGCCTAAGGCAGGCTGCAGTAGCTTTCCAGATCTGTAGTAAGCTACTGCGCTCCTGTAAATCCGCTACTCCATCCAAGTTACTGTCTTGCAGTACAAAAACTCATCCAACCCTTGGTATCCGTTAAACCGACCAAAACCACTCTTCTTAACACCTCCATGCGGCAGGGCAAACTCATCATGCACTGTCATAGAATTGATATGCACTGCGCCTGAGTCTAGCTGCTCAGCGACACGGAAAGCAGTTCCCAGATCTTCAGTATAGATCGATGCTGAAAGGCCATAGTCAGTGTCATTAGCTAGTTTGATAGCCTCGTCCTCTGTGTCAAAGGTGAACCACGAGACGCTTGGTCCAAACGACTCCTGGCGATATAAGTCCATTGACGTTGACATGTTGGTAAGTACAACGGGACGCATCTTGGTATCGACAGTATTGGCATCTAGGTCCGTGTTGAACATATCGAGAGGCTTTGCACCCTTAGAGATGGCATCCTTGACAAGAGccctgttcttcttggcggcgGCAGACGTGATGAGAACTGGAGTGTCCTCCTGAGACCCAAACATTGCGTTGACTGTTTTAGCCAGGACATTTTGGAACTCAGTGGCGATGGAGGAGTGCACCAAGATGCGTTCTGTAGCCATGCAGACTTGTCCAGCCTTGAATTGAGGTCAGCGGCCTGGCGAGATATGGAAGAGATGAAAGCTTTTAACCCACGTTAAAAAAGGCGCCCCTTGCACAGTTTTCGGCAGCCTTGGTAAGATCTGCATCCTTCAATACAATGGAGCTGGCCTTACCACCAAGTTCCATGACCACTGGCTTCAAGTGTTTACCAGCAATGGATGAGATGATAGCACCGACGCCGCTACTTCCAGTGAAGTTGATTTTCTTCATGTCAGGATGACTCACAAGGCTCTCTATCACGCTAGGAGCTTCTTGTGCCCGGTGGAACACTAGGTTAAGGCAGCCATCAGGGAGACCAGCCTCACGCAACACATCAGCGATGGCCCAGTAGCAGGCTGGAGTCAGCTCCGCTCCCTTGAGAATGGCTGTGTTGCCAGTAGCCAGGGGAAACGTGATGGAACGTAGACCAAGGTGAAATGGTGCGTTCCTGCACGAGAGTCAGTTTACTAGCAACTCATATGTCAGAACACAGGCGAGGTGGGTACTTACCATGGGGCAATACCAAGGTTCACACCATAGGGCCTCTTGAGGATCATGGCACGCATCCCTTCATGAATGGACTCTGGAAGACTACCAGTAACAGCGCCGGCAATTCTTCCAGCAGTATCCTTCAAGCCCTCAATGGCAAGTCCAAGAATGAAATTTTGGAAATCAACGCCTGCTCCCATCTCCTGGTGTAGGTAGTGAAGCAGCTCCTCTCTCCGCTTCTCCATGATGTTGGCAGCTGACAGGAAGATGTCGCGTCGGTGAGAGGGTTTGGTCTTGGACCAGGCAGGAAACGCCGCGTTTGCAGTAGAGACGGCTTCATGGATGTGATTTTGCGAAACGGCAGAACAGTTCCAGATTACCTCGTTGTTGAGCGGGCTTATGGCTTGGAAGGTCTTGTCTGTTACGATATCCTtgccgttgatgatgagaggaatGGTCTTGCTGGTGGAGAAGTTTCGTGACAAGGGGGACCTGGCGCTGCGCATCATGCGCCCTGATGTAAGGAAGCGATTCATGATATGTGAACTACAGGTAAAAATGGCTCTACTGAAGCACTTGTCAAGATCAATGTCAATCTCGTTTGCTTCGATGGTAAATTCGCTCAGTTAATATGAAGTGGAGTGGAGAACCGTCATACGCCGTAGACTGTATACACGTGTAAACGGCCATAATGGTCATACTCACATGTGATTATTCATAGGCGATTGCCAAACATGGGTGGCGCAGCTCCGATCCCTGGTGGAGGCCGGTCGGATCCTAGATACGTTAGCGTATCGGAATCGAGGACGGGCAAACGGCATGCATTAGCGTGAGCTACCCCGGAAATCTTAAGAGCGGCACAGAGTTCGGAATTTAGCCGTTTGAGAGATGCCTTCCTATCTCAGCGGCCTTGTCAATCTAGACCGGATGGTCGCTGGACTATCAGGGGGCCATCTCTCTCTGAATGTCGTTGTCGAGGGAGATGGACATGGCTTGGGCTCTTGGTGCATGCTCCTGGCCGAGTGTGACGGCTGCGGTGGTGGGACTAGCAGGGGATGGCATAACGAGTCGAATGGACCGTGGCATCTAGATACAGACATCGATAGTGGCTAAAAgattggtggaggaggttcAGGCCAACTTGAAGTTCTAACCATCTTATCTCTTGGCATAAAGATCATCACAGCCGTTTAGGGTAAGACTGAGAAAAACAATTCTTTACTGAGTTGAGCATAAATTCATTGAACGTTACTGTCTACGGCTTATCCCACGATCCCTTAAGGCGAACCTCCAAAATAGCAGAAACACCACTCTTGACCTGCTGCACAGCCTCGGGTAACAGTCTATCTAGATCCTCGACGGAGTCAATGACAGCAGCCCATGCTTTGTTGCCAGATGCGGCTTTCGCAATCCCCGAAAAGTCAGGTGTTGGGTCGAATGAGATGTTGAGGTCCTTATTGTTAATCCTGGACCCGTAGCCTGTCGGGTGGACAAGCTCCATGGAGACCCGAGGGGCATTCCATCCTATAAAGACCTCATTGTTAGAGAACTTTCGAGTCATATTTTGTTCCTTCATCGTGTGCTTACCTTTGTTGCTCAACACTATTGTGAGAGTGGAAATCCTATATCTGCTAGCAACCCAATATACTGTGCCTGGGACACCAAACAAATAAGTACCGTCACCGACAATTTGAGTGACAAAGTTGCCTTTGCCCTCTCCTCCAGCTAGATAGTCAGAGGCCAGTTTGACGCCTAAGCTGGCACCACCAGACCAGCCCAGACCACCTCCACCGTTGCCGAGGATATGGCCAGGCTCATCTACCTGCAGCTGTTCATGGATGAAAGGCGCGTTAGTGATAGTCTCGTGACACCAGATAGTATCCTTGGGGCAATGCCGTCGCAGTTGCGCGCAGAGATACGATGTGCTTGGAGATGAGGCTGCGTCTTCGGGGCGAGCAGCAGCTTGTGCGGCCTGGGCGAGGAGTTCTTTGTGCTCTTCAGCCAAGCTGTTCCAGCGTGAGATGTATGGCTCCTGGCTGGGCAATTTGGAGTACTTATCACTCGCACGTACGTATTCATTGAGTTGCTTAAGGGCAACACCAACGTCAGCACGATAACGTCGAGTAGCAGGAATGTAATACAGGGGCATATTGGACTTTAGCGGATCCAGGTCAATGTGGAGGATTTTGGCGTCCTCTCGCGGCTTGCACTTGGTAGGGATCCAAGTCACGTCGCAGTCGAGAATTAAGATAACGTCGGCCTTCTCGATAGCCGGATGCCCTCCAATACGGACACCGACTGACGCGCGATGACCAAAAGGGAAAGATAGTGAACTGCCCATAGCATCAAGAACTCGGACTCCAGGAATGCTTTCCACGAGCGTGACAAGCTCTGGTACTGTGGAAGTATTGCGACCAGAGTA
Coding sequences within:
- a CDS encoding related to 3-octaprenyl-4-hydroxybenzoate carboxy-lyase, which produces MLQAPSKLRLLSPRGLSKSLMERGRIAGALPSSKKYSTSQNADGPDPQEAQLDYRKFLDILRHDNDLVEINTEVDPHLELGAIIRRVSEVNDKAPLFNNIKGARDGLWRVAGNAASLRPNEKDRYGRIARSLGLEPTASWKEICHRWQSGKRTKVLPPNVLPSGPCKDNRIMGDKVDLTTLPVPYLHTGDGGKYIQTYGVHVLQMPDGSWTNWSIFRGMVYDQNRIVCLVGGGQHNSMIRDAWLAAGRKEVPWALAFGVPPAASLAAAMPVPEGVSEAEYVGALVGKPLDLVKCELNNLLVPANSEIVFEGTLSLTDKAYEGPFEDYMGVIFEGDRRMQPLFTVDAITYRNDAIMPVSVPGRITDESHTTAALASAELLELLQREGLPIKEANCPLETYATWCALQVDTEKLGDMETGSAELCKRIGDLAFKDKSCLLINRIILVGDDVDVFDWNDIMWALVTRCRPGKDETLFEEVRGHPITPYMSHGPHGNPTKGGKVISDCLMPIEYQGKRNFRECSFVKSYPEDIKSKVRAGWEGMGFTVQS
- a CDS encoding probable PAD1-phenylacrylic acid decarboxylase translates to MRKPTQFLRIHSPSKLLSARGLQYQQRQSPLFPHPKQTSGRSFTVPSKPLNPLTTFIPSSIQQAPSRPRRIVVGITGATGAPYAIALLRLLRQLGIETHVVISKWALATLKYETTMTEEQIRSLAYANYTARDVSAPIASGSFQHDGMVIVPCSMKTLAAVRSGYCDDLISRAADVTLKENRRLLMAVRETPLSDVHLDNMLFLRRAGAIIFPPVPAFYTNPDSLEDVVDQSVGRMLDLMGIHTDGFERWDGFKQNKSVVRPAQANKATHA
- a CDS encoding related to aldehyde dehydrogenase is translated as MNRFLTSGRMMRSARSPLSRNFSTSKTIPLIINGKDIVTDKTFQAISPLNNEVIWNCSAVSQNHIHEAVSTANAAFPAWSKTKPSHRRDIFLSAANIMEKRREELLHYLHQEMGAGVDFQNFILGLAIEGLKDTAGRIAGAVTGSLPESIHEGMRAMILKRPYGVNLGIAPWNAPFHLGLRSITFPLATGNTAILKGAELTPACYWAIADVLREAGLPDGCLNLVFHRAQEAPSVIESLVSHPDMKKINFTGSSGVGAIISSIAGKHLKPVVMELGGKASSIVLKDADLTKAAENCARGAFFNAGQVCMATERILVHSSIATEFQNVLAKTVNAMFGSQEDTPVLITSAAAKKNRALVKDAISKGAKPLDMFNTDLDANTVDTKMRPVVLTNMSTSMDLYRQESFGPSVSWFTFDTEDEAIKLANDTDYGLSASIYTEDLGTAFRVAEQLDSGAVHINSMTVHDEFALPHGGVKKSGFGRFNGYQGLDEFLYCKTVTWME
- a CDS encoding benzoylformate decarboxylase family protein; this encodes MARLTTYSASFAFFEALYEAGVRYVFANLGSDHPAIMEALAKARELDDVKFPTVITCPHEFVAMSMADGFARVTGTPQCVLVHVDVGTQMLGCAMHNASCSRTPVFVFAGLSPFTLEGEMRGSRTEHIHWLQDAHDQRAIVAQYCRYAGEFKTGKNIKQLTSRALQFATSDVPGPVYMVGAREVMEEDIPAYSLKQEEWQPVVPAALPHPELEIIINTLAEAESPLILIGYSGRNTSTVPELVTLVESIPGVRVLDAMGSSLSFPFGHRASVGVRIGGHPAIEKADVILILDCDVTWIPTKCKPREDAKILHIDLDPLKSNMPLYYIPATRRYRADVGVALKQLNEYVRASDKYSKLPSQEPYISRWNSLAEEHKELLAQAAQAAARPEDAASSPSTSYLCAQLRRHCPKDTIWCHETITNAPFIHEQLQVDEPGHILGNGGGGLGWSGGASLGVKLASDYLAGGEGKGNFVTQIVGDGTYLFGVPGTVYWVASRYRISTLTIVLSNKGWNAPRVSMELVHPTGYGSRINNKDLNISFDPTPDFSGIAKAASGNKAWAAVIDSVEDLDRLLPEAVQQVKSGVSAILEVRLKGSWDKP